A portion of the Megalobrama amblycephala isolate DHTTF-2021 linkage group LG23, ASM1881202v1, whole genome shotgun sequence genome contains these proteins:
- the cdhr2 gene encoding LOW QUALITY PROTEIN: cadherin-related family member 2 (The sequence of the model RefSeq protein was modified relative to this genomic sequence to represent the inferred CDS: deleted 5 bases in 4 codons): MGTPLLLLFTFLASAYCNSLPEINMNLVNVREDLPVGAFAFQIIASDPDGDTLTYSIRGTDSNFFEVNKVTGEVTIKSQLDRETKDLLLIEVVVNDGVYADVTQNVYISVDDANDNAPVFSGLPYNIEVPENVAVGSTLFKASATDRDFGQASIVSFKIDEVVPNEGTVLFSISETSGNVILNDNLNYNEKSPFYQIRIIASDGGGQLNGEHKVQSTPAYAFITVKDLPDINPQFLNLANFIVIKENSNVDKSVFVVKARDPDTGVNDIIRYSIEKTNALDLFQINENTGVVSVKTQIDREELLDIDATVVLSIKVMRQTLNVGWRLLRSTVSDLTITIGDKNDNGPEFYECEGETCTQKNSFTGNVDEHSSAGLAVANCNITVKDPDQRENNKFNLELVGDDKDAFSVSPSSGVGDSTVQVTIKDPQAVDYEKKKVMYVQIIAKDAKDENFISTASVTININDINDHFPVFEKDVYNEAVDEHCEDGTVVATITVSMNDALDDGKITYRLMPESIRLLFDVDPNTGTIYVINGEGLNWEGTNSYSPTLQAVDSKGNIGSTVVMIDIQDINDQTPEMNRDVYETYVKENDDFKLQIKAIDNDDPDTLNSKIQYHIKDSLFSSNFTIDPDSGLLKNNGQLDREAMDPDLGGLIELIVFASDKGTPSLNSSATVIINIEDVNDNSPRFLEPVPESFHVKESESGILVGSLLAHDADQTAFNNRIIFSITEGSFGSFILYSEALTEGYRGDIRVDPAIELDYESDRTSYDLTVEISDLGQNKYTIKVKVIVDDVNDTPPVFPSAMTLEVNEHSSLPGPLGTIKGKDVDNTFLLEYELISSECQCNGTKGPCPEEWFKVERNGDVVAISSKDIDYEKCDKVFLKAMVVDLLTEKGKNSTEGIVTINIVDINDNAPEFVTLQDFYVVVIDKVESGTSVARVYANDRDTEHKNRVTTFKVIEVVFIGSEGNSTGNWLLTADNPAQEDAEGIFSTHIRSSGTTDNSKKGKYMIKVEASNTDGLSSTSVVELLTVDKSYRVSLRFNAPASEVKDNLPKIRNILTSATKATVEIFNVDSENSAQRSEEITVLEAYFVFRNGTALNYDAVTSILNSEEVYREFGYQLVELGFTGISTTITETTEDKTEVFIMIGLMAALAIVLVVTTTSLVCIRRNYKRKLKAAKAMNSAATVVIQNQKSGPVVPGTNKYTKEGANPVLNMNIDTATDLGFDEDGSSADRESLNSLDYNIDMTMTDKDTMPMMAIQEEEEEDDDRSESPYIEPLGAALAQREKRRGADSPGLTFANPSIDTTDL, from the exons AATGTAGCTGTGGGCAGTACACTGTTCAAAGCAAGTGCCACAGATCGTGATTTTGGCCAAGCTTCTATTGTGTCCTTCAAAATTGATGAA GTTGTACCAAATGAAGGGACTGTACTGTTTTCAATTTCTGAGACCTCTGGAAATGTTATCCTGAACGACAATTTAAACTACAATGAGAAAAGCCCTTTCTATCAGATACGAATCATTGCATCT GATGGTGGTGGACAACTGAATGGTGAACACAAGGTTCAATCCACACCAGCATATGCATTCATTACGGTTAAAGATTTGCCGGATATCAACCCACAGTTTCTAAATTTAGCTAACTTTATTGTCATTAAGGAGAATTCAAATGTG GATAAGTCAGTCTTTGTGGTGAAAGCCAGAGATCCAGATACTGGGGTCAACGACATTATCCGCTACAGCATTGAAA AAACTAATGCACTAGACCTGTTCCAAATCAATGAGAACACTGGTGTAGTATCTGTCAAAACTCAAATAGACCGAGAGGAATTACTGGACATAGATGCTACTGTAGTACTGAGCATAAAGGTGA TGAGACAAACCCTTAATGTTGGATGGAGATTATTGCGAAGCACAGTATCAGACCTAACAATTACTATTGGCGACAAGAATGACAACGGCCCTGAATTTTATGAGTGTGAAGGTGAAACCTGCACACAGAAAAACAGCTTCACGGGCAATGTTGATGAGCATTCGTCTGCAGGACTGGCAGTAGCT AACTGTAATATAACAGTCAAAGATCCAGACCAG AGGGAAAACAACAAGTTTAATCTCGAACTTGTTGGAGACGATAAAGATGCGTTCTCTGTCAGTCCCAGTTCTGGAGTGGGAGACAGTACTGTACAAGTGACAATAAAAGATCCTCAAGCTGTTGATTATGAG AAGAAGAAAGTAATGTATGTTCAG ATTATTGCTAAAGATGCCAAGGATGAAAACTTCATCTCTACGGCTTCTGTCACTATTAACATCAATGATATAAATGACCACTTTCCTGTGTTTGAGAAGGAC GTTTATAATGAAGCTGTTGATGAACACTGTGAAGATGGAACTGTTGTGGCTACTATTACTGTAAGT ATGAACGATGCCTTGGATGATGGCAAAATCACTTACAGATTGATGCCAGAAAGCAT ACGGTTGTTATTTGATGTCGATCCAAATACTGGAACTATCTATGTAATA AATGGAGAGGGGCTTAACTGGGAAGGAACCAATTCCTACTCACCCACCTTGCAGGCCGTAGATTCAAAAGGCAATATTGGTAGCACTGTTGTGATGATCGACATTCAAGATATTAATGACCAGACACCAGAGATGAACAGAGACGTTTATGAGACCTATGTAAAAGAGAACGACGATTTCAAGCTTCAAATCAAG GCTATAGACAATGATGATCCAGATACACTAAACAGCAAAATCCAGTATCACATTAAAGACAGCTTATTCAGTAGTAACTTCACTATAGACCCGGACAGTGGTTTGCTTAAAAACAATGGTCAGCTGGACCGTGAGGCCATGGACCCTGATCTAGGGGGTTTGATTGAGTTGATAGTGTTCGCTTCAGACAAGGGCACACCATCCCTCAACTCTTCAGCCACAGTGATTATCAACATTGAG GATGTCAATGATAATTCTCCACGGTTCCTGGAGCCTGTTCCCGAATCCTTTCATGTAAAGGAAAGTGAAAGTG GCATATTGGTTGGCTCTCTGCTGGCTCACGACGCCGACCAAACAGCCTTCAATAACCGCATCATTTTTAGCATCACTGAAGGCAGTTTTGGGAGTTTCATCTTATATTCTGAGGCCCTCACTGAAGGTTACAGGGGCGACATCAGGGTGGATCCCGCCATTGAGCTGGACTACGAAAGTGACCGCACGTCTTATGATCTGACGGTGGAAATCTCGGACTTGGGTCAGAACAAATATACGATTAAAGTGAAAGTGATAGTGGATGATGTTAATGACACTCCACCTGTATTCCCATCCGCCATGACCCTGGAAGTAAATGAGCACAGCAGTTTGCCAGGGCCTCTGGGCACAATCAAAGGCAAAGATGTGGACAACACATTCCTTCTAGAATATGAGCTTATTTCTAGTGAATGCCAGTGCAATGGCACCAAAGGGCCGTGCCCCGAGGAGTGGTTCAAAGTTGAGCGTAACGGCGATGTGGTGGCGATTAGTAGTAAAGATATTGACTATGAGAAATGTGATAAAGTGTTCTTGAAAGCCATGGTGGTGGATCTTCTAACTGAGAAGGGGAAGAACAGTACTGAAG GGATTGTGACCATTAATATTGTGGATATCAATGACAACGCCCCAGAATTCGTCACCTTGCAGGATTTCTATG TTGTAGTCATTGACAAAGTAGAGTCGGGCACATCTGTCGCCAGAGTTTAT GCCAATGACAGAGACACAGAGCATAAAAACAGGGTAACCACCTTTAAAGTTATCGAGGTGGTCTTTATCGGCAGTGAAGGGAATTCCACAGGGAATTGGCTTCTCACCGCTGACAATCCCGCTCAGGAAGATGCTGAAGGAATTTTTAGTACACATATAAG GTCATCTGGGACAACGGATAATAGTAAAAAAGGGAAGTACATGATTAAGGTGGAGGCGTCTAACACTGATGGTCTCAGTTCCACCTCTGTGGTTGAA CTTCTCACAGTTGACAAATCCTACAGAGTCAGTCTCAGATTTAATGCACCTGCGTCTGAAGTCAAAGACAATTTGCCTAAGATCAGAAA TATTCTGACAAGTGCTACAAAAGCAACGGTGGAAATCTTTAATGTGGATAGTGAGAACAGTGCTCAACG ATCTGAAGAGATTACTGTTTTGGAggcttattttgtgttcagaaaCGGTACAGCTCTTAACTATGATGCAGTGACCTCAATCCTGAATTCAGAGGAAGTCTATAGGGAATTTGGATACCAACTAGTTGAGCTTGGATTTACTGGCATC TCGACAACAATTACCGAGACTACAGAAGACAAGACAGAGGTATTCATCATGATTGGTTTGATGGCTGCACTGGCGATCGTTCTTGTTGTAACAACCACCTCACTTGTGTGCATCAGAAGAAA CTACAAGAGGAAACTAAAGGCAGCCAAAGCCATGAACTCAGCAGCCACAGTGGTCATACAGAATCAGAAGAGCGGGCCTGTTGTTCCTGGAACCAACAAGTACACCAAAGAAGG AGCAAACCCAGTGCTGAATATGAATATCGACACAGCCACAGACCTTGGCTTTGATGAAGATGGCTCCAGCGCAGACAGAGAGAG CCTTAATTCCCTGGACTACAACATTGATATGACCATGACAGATAAAGACACTATGCCAATGATG GCAATTcaggaagaagaggaggaggatgacGACAGGAGCGAATCTCCATACATTGAGCCTTTGGGTGCTGCATTGGCCCAGCGAGAGAAGAGGAGAGGTGCAGACAGCCCTGGTCTCACTTTTGCAAACCCTTCCATAGACACCACTGATCTCTAA
- the LOC125258969 gene encoding G protein-regulated inducer of neurite outgrowth 3, translated as MEGPVLTESEVWKVGSGTSTTLNTDDTSIDYTPLMKDTVTDENLSKASENPGTSIQEDICGSIEEQPDPEVTSDQIKSVIPHEQRLEEDLSSTQTAVESNEPPEAECKQERCVNQAEEPADKTGLAPGRQNFDQEINQEITILVTNHDCTLEDEEDEEYGEQKTSSCPTEPENVSSIEGGGATEEESFDGSIVVVNMTEVSQVQKTSVISNVSTEQNTATEEPRLPGDPGDSSNETNSGRKCSSTPQKTEASSTHANTRASVEVNVCSLKDQPTKPEDVEVKLKKTESTESRDAIRPSQETLGLNRSPGRAQHVQTQVSLEVMYQSVATSPMTPPEGSAAFLFPTTFGKLANKRSTEVAETIQTKDAELQVGLQVEFRSVATAPMSPIILTAPEVIPEPEPRIGVVPEEVPEPVQEVSWDEKGMTWEVYGAVVEVAVLGTAIQKHLEKQVKKQKKQPSALPALTDVLPADLTETSTTMPSSPPPMSDPGESSPAKEQSEEKIVQSGRRRQNHFRQWFRNVRRPSCCSRPRQDEEN; from the coding sequence ATGGAGGGTCCTGTTCTGACAGAAAGTGAAGTTTGGAAAGTTGGATCAGGGACCAGCacaactttaaacacggatgaCACAAGTATTGACTATACGCCTCTTATGAAGGACACTGTTACTGATGAAAATCTGTCAAAGGCATCTGAAAACCCAGGGACCTCAATACAAGAGGATATCTGCGGCAGCATCGAGGAGCAACCTGACCCAGAGGTTACATCAGATCAGATCAAGTCAGTAATTCCACATGAGCAGCGATTAGAAGAGGATTTATCTTCCACTCAAACAGCAGTCGAGAGCAATGAGCCACCTGAGGCAGAGTGCAAACAAGAGAGGTGTGTTAACCAAGCAGAGGAACCAGCAGATAAGACGGGCTTGGCGCCTGGCCGACAGAACTTTGACCAGGAGATTAACCAGGAGATCACCATACTGGTGACCAATCATGACTGTACATTGGAGGATGAGGAGGATGAAGAGTATGGGGAGCAGAAGACTTCCAGCTGCCCTACTGAACCCGAGAATGTCTCTTCCATTGAGGGTGGAGGAGCGACTGAGGAAGAGAGTTTCGATGGTTCCATCGTTGTGGTGAACATGACTGAGGTCAGTCAAGTTCAGAAAACCAGCGTGATAAGCAACGTATCAACTGAGCAGAATACCGCCACTGAAGAACCAAGATTGCCTGGAGATCCTGGGGATAGTAGCAATGAGACAAACTCTGGAAGAAAATGTTCAAGCACCCCTCAGAAAACAGAAGCAAGTAGCACACATGCTAACACAAGGGCCTCGGTGGAAGTAAATGTCTGCAGTCTGAAAGATCAGCCCACAAAGCCTGAAGATGTAGAAGTAAAACTGAAGAAAACCGAATCGACTGAATCCAGGGATGCCATTCGGCCTTCGCAAGAGACGCTCGGCTTGAATCGGTCACCTGGACGCGCACAGCATGTGCAAACCCAGGTCAGTCTGGAAGTGATGTACCAATCAGTGGCCACCAGCCCCATGACTCCTCCCGAAGGCTCCGCAGCATTCCTTTTTCCAACCACCTTTGGAAAACTCGCCAACAAGCGCAGTACAGAGGTGGCCGAGACCATACAGACCAAAGATGCCGAGTTGCAGGTGGGCTTGCAGGTGGAATTCCGTTCGGTTGCCACAGCTCCCATGAGCCCAATCATTCTGACCGCACCTGAGGTTATCCCAGAGCCAGAACCACGGATTGGGGTGGTGCCAGAGGAAGTTCCAGAACCAGTTCAGGAGGTGAGCTGGGACGAAAAGGGAATGACTTGGGAGGTGTACGGTGCAGTGGTGGAGGTGGCAGTGCTGGGTACGGCCATCCAGAAACACCTGGAGAAACAGGTAAAGAAGCAAAAGAAACAACCTTCAGCTTTGCCTGCTCTGACAGATGTTCTGCCAGCGGATCTGACCGAAACATCTACAACGATGCCTTCCAGTCCTCCCCCCATGTCAGACCCTGGTGAAAGCAGCCCAGCCAAAGAACAAAGTGAAGAAAAGATAGTTCAGAGTGGCAGGCGTCGACAGAATCATTTTCGCCAGTGGTTCAGAAACGTCCGGCGACCAAGTTGTTGTTCAAGACCACGTCAAGACGAGGAAAACTAA